A region from the Hyalangium gracile genome encodes:
- a CDS encoding dihydrolipoamide acetyltransferase, with translation MRSASAILCLLALMGAGLHTSALAQGTPTSTPAAAAPATAPQAGPPAPAPSPSSAPSTEVTVTPPEASAATPAAAPAPATSAPATPAPAPTSGAISPVPPGPASQTADEAFNTRVKTLEEQVVDLKEKIYRSKARLLLLQETVLGGDLSTGSRAVLFHKNEMGNSFVLESVAYALDGAPIFTKVNDDGELDKREEFEIFNGRIVPGQHQIAVRLVYRGNGYGVFSYLEGYKFKVQSSYTFNAEATKVTTVRVVGFEKGGLTTDLKDRPSVRYDIEVSRDAGPAKPTENGKAPAATSPTETK, from the coding sequence GTGCGTTCCGCTTCCGCCATTCTCTGTCTCCTCGCGCTGATGGGCGCCGGGCTCCACACGTCGGCGCTGGCGCAGGGGACCCCCACGAGCACCCCCGCCGCCGCGGCCCCCGCGACGGCTCCGCAGGCTGGGCCCCCAGCGCCCGCCCCCTCCCCTTCCAGCGCCCCGAGCACCGAGGTGACCGTCACGCCGCCGGAGGCCTCGGCCGCGACGCCCGCGGCGGCTCCCGCCCCGGCCACCAGCGCTCCGGCGACGCCTGCTCCCGCGCCCACCTCGGGAGCCATCTCGCCTGTCCCGCCCGGGCCCGCGTCGCAGACGGCCGATGAGGCCTTCAACACGCGGGTGAAGACGCTGGAGGAGCAGGTCGTCGATCTGAAGGAGAAGATCTACCGCTCCAAGGCGCGCCTGCTGCTGCTGCAGGAGACGGTGCTCGGAGGAGACCTGTCCACCGGCTCGCGCGCGGTGCTCTTCCACAAGAACGAGATGGGCAACTCGTTCGTCCTGGAGTCGGTGGCGTACGCGCTGGACGGCGCGCCCATCTTCACCAAGGTGAACGACGACGGGGAGCTCGACAAGCGCGAGGAGTTCGAGATCTTCAACGGCCGCATCGTCCCGGGGCAGCACCAGATCGCCGTGCGGCTGGTGTACCGCGGCAACGGCTACGGCGTGTTCAGCTACCTCGAGGGCTACAAGTTCAAGGTGCAGTCCAGCTACACCTTCAACGCGGAGGCCACCAAGGTCACCACCGTGCGCGTGGTGGGCTTCGAGAAGGGCGGGCTGACCACGGACCTGAAGGATCGCCCCTCGGTGCGCTACGACATCGAGGTGTCGCGAGACGCGGGCCCGGCGAAGCCCACCGAGAATGGGAAGGCGCCCGCCGCCACCTCCCCCACCGAGACGAAGTAG
- a CDS encoding tetratricopeptide repeat protein, with protein MSTSLPRLGCLALLLGAACSSTPPPRPTPASPTALAGDPSPTTSSASSAAPSASSTPAASTETKASPSTEAVKPSPPPATGPRADFERAVDIARRGELELAAKGLETLVERNPKLDYAWTNLGVIRERQGKPDEAEKAYRKALELKPDQETAWDFLTRLYCRTHRATRIEAELRQKLESKPDAVGMRTALAYALLQQKKLESASNEAKRALKADEHSVKAMQVLAQVYYREKKFELARLVLENARAVDAQDAATHNALGLVQLALKARPQALESFKQASELRPDFAEARNNHGAMLNEAQDYQAAVTELEAAVRAAPDFASARLNLGNAYRGLGDFARAKAEYERVLQLQPSLLDPYFNLAILYLDLEPEGLDTIERLKTSISFFEQYKGKGGKDERIEQYVKDAQKGIDKEERRREREKRDQLRKAQKAEEEKKQAEADAQAKTAEEKLAAEKPPAEQPTAEKQPAPAPTPSAPATGSPSKAPMTPAPAKLSPALSTPAPKPAAPANGTPSATPAPTSGKLSGDVK; from the coding sequence GTGAGCACGTCCCTCCCGAGACTCGGCTGTCTGGCCCTGCTGCTGGGCGCCGCCTGCTCCTCCACGCCTCCGCCGCGCCCCACGCCCGCGAGCCCCACCGCCCTGGCGGGCGATCCGTCCCCCACGACTTCCTCCGCGAGCAGCGCGGCTCCTTCCGCGTCCTCCACGCCGGCCGCATCCACTGAGACGAAGGCGTCCCCTTCGACGGAGGCCGTAAAGCCCTCGCCTCCTCCCGCCACCGGCCCCCGCGCGGACTTCGAGCGCGCGGTGGACATCGCCCGGCGCGGCGAGCTGGAGCTGGCGGCCAAGGGGCTCGAGACCCTGGTCGAGCGAAACCCCAAGCTGGACTACGCCTGGACCAACCTGGGCGTCATCCGCGAGCGCCAGGGCAAGCCGGACGAGGCCGAGAAGGCCTACCGCAAGGCGCTGGAGCTCAAGCCGGATCAGGAGACCGCGTGGGACTTCCTCACCCGGCTCTACTGCCGCACCCACCGCGCCACGCGCATCGAGGCCGAGCTGCGCCAGAAGCTGGAGTCCAAGCCCGACGCGGTCGGCATGCGCACGGCGCTCGCCTACGCGCTGCTCCAGCAGAAGAAGCTGGAGTCCGCCTCCAACGAGGCCAAGCGCGCCCTCAAGGCGGACGAGCACTCCGTGAAGGCCATGCAGGTGCTCGCGCAGGTCTACTACCGCGAGAAGAAGTTCGAGCTGGCCCGCCTGGTGCTGGAGAACGCCCGCGCCGTGGATGCCCAGGACGCGGCCACCCACAACGCGCTGGGCCTGGTGCAGCTGGCCCTCAAGGCCCGGCCCCAGGCCCTGGAGAGCTTCAAGCAGGCCTCCGAGCTCCGCCCGGACTTCGCCGAGGCGCGCAACAACCACGGCGCCATGCTCAACGAGGCCCAGGACTACCAGGCCGCCGTCACCGAGCTGGAGGCCGCCGTGCGGGCCGCGCCGGACTTCGCCTCGGCCCGGCTCAACCTGGGCAATGCGTACCGGGGGCTCGGCGACTTCGCCCGCGCCAAGGCCGAGTACGAGCGGGTGCTTCAGCTCCAGCCCTCGCTGCTGGATCCGTACTTCAACCTCGCCATCCTCTACCTGGACCTGGAGCCCGAGGGCCTGGACACCATCGAGCGCCTCAAGACGTCCATCAGCTTCTTCGAGCAGTACAAGGGCAAGGGCGGCAAGGACGAGCGCATCGAGCAGTACGTCAAGGATGCCCAGAAGGGCATCGACAAGGAGGAGCGGCGCCGCGAGCGCGAGAAGCGCGATCAGCTCCGCAAGGCCCAGAAGGCCGAAGAGGAGAAGAAGCAGGCCGAGGCCGACGCCCAGGCGAAGACCGCCGAGGAGAAGCTCGCCGCCGAAAAGCCGCCTGCCGAGCAACCCACCGCCGAGAAGCAGCCCGCACCTGCACCTACCCCCTCGGCCCCGGCCACGGGCTCGCCCTCCAAGGCGCCCATGACTCCGGCTCCGGCGAAGCTGTCCCCCGCCCTCTCCACCCCCGCCCCCAAGCCGGCGGCCCCGGCCAACGGCACACCCTCTGCCACACCGGCCCCCACCTCGGGTAAGCTGTCCGGCGACGTCAAGTAG
- a CDS encoding tetratricopeptide repeat protein — MNASRLRALALLASIALARSAQAAEPEPVKLRGDVARQLEQVDKQLQNADENIRFVETQFTLRDEPSDEEAKLRRFSDGEIQYLLGDWSAASVLFYDLVSDPKFRSNPSYPDALFYLSDSLLQQQNYIGARLYLRELLSLPPTERYKDALSRYLSVASRLNQFDGIDEYIEKARKLSGGQLPPELAYVHAKWLFKRTDLKDEERVTRARAAFEPLLRSNIRLVRLQSAYHLGVLSVQTGDLKDAIQRFTELAALPANEPEEVRIRELANLSLGRLLYELGNLDEALDRYQEISRSSESFADSLYEVAWTYVKKGNYLLAKNAIDLLLLVEPESPLVPDAQLLLGQLLLKLQQYDEATSAYQDVIDTYGPVRNKLDELLTRNQDPVAYFDNLLSRSDRTLELNTLLPPVALRYARTQEEVSSAVSLISDLDSGHKGVGEARELATRILQALDERGLETFPELQEGYTRADAVESGLTRVEQVLVAVESAAVLEHLSPEERAQLEEVRKLREALGRRFSLLPTTQREVEERRERMQARVDELDREAYRLSYEVQSLTAVATAVRKWVEDTRAERKTPPEEEVEFLSALQTESDTLKELQDELARTRTRLADERNAVATALAGEELIRQEFYQMLQREHSLVASFAGRLPEDVGRLLARLQEVRERTDSLRVRVTTAKATLRAQLERRGRAIRDKVQAETALLSQYDAEVAAVSGNARNLVGRIAYDSFRRVRQQFYNLVLKGDVGIVDVAFTRKQDKTGEIQKLSAQKDQELRALEKDFKEVLKDVE; from the coding sequence GTGAACGCGTCTCGTCTCCGTGCTCTGGCCCTCCTGGCGTCGATCGCGCTGGCGCGGTCCGCCCAGGCCGCCGAGCCAGAGCCCGTGAAGCTCCGCGGAGACGTGGCCCGCCAGCTCGAGCAGGTGGACAAGCAGCTGCAGAACGCGGACGAGAATATCCGCTTCGTCGAGACGCAGTTCACCCTGCGCGACGAGCCGAGCGACGAGGAGGCCAAGCTGCGGCGCTTCTCCGACGGCGAGATCCAGTACCTGCTGGGCGACTGGAGCGCCGCCTCCGTCCTCTTCTACGACCTGGTGAGCGATCCGAAGTTCCGCTCCAACCCCAGCTACCCGGACGCGCTCTTCTACCTGTCCGACTCGCTGCTGCAGCAGCAGAACTACATCGGCGCGAGGCTGTACCTGCGCGAGCTGCTCTCGCTGCCCCCGACGGAGCGCTACAAGGACGCGCTCTCGCGCTACCTGTCCGTCGCCAGCCGGCTCAACCAGTTCGACGGCATCGACGAGTACATCGAGAAGGCCCGGAAGCTGTCCGGTGGGCAGCTGCCGCCGGAGCTGGCGTACGTGCACGCCAAGTGGCTCTTCAAGCGCACGGACCTGAAGGACGAGGAGCGCGTCACCCGCGCCCGCGCCGCCTTCGAGCCGCTGCTGCGCTCCAACATCCGACTGGTCCGCCTGCAGAGCGCCTACCACCTGGGCGTGCTGTCGGTGCAGACGGGAGACCTGAAGGACGCCATCCAGCGCTTCACGGAGCTGGCCGCCCTGCCCGCCAACGAGCCGGAGGAGGTCCGCATCCGCGAGCTGGCCAACCTGTCCCTGGGCCGGCTGCTCTACGAGCTGGGCAACCTGGACGAGGCCCTGGACCGGTACCAGGAGATCTCCCGCAGCAGCGAGTCGTTCGCGGACTCGCTCTACGAGGTCGCCTGGACGTACGTGAAGAAGGGCAACTACCTGCTGGCCAAGAACGCCATCGACCTGCTGCTGCTGGTGGAGCCGGAGTCGCCGCTGGTGCCGGACGCGCAGCTGCTCCTGGGGCAGCTGCTGCTGAAGCTGCAGCAGTACGACGAGGCCACGAGCGCGTACCAGGACGTCATCGACACCTACGGGCCGGTGCGCAACAAGTTGGATGAGCTGCTCACGCGCAACCAGGATCCGGTGGCCTACTTCGACAACCTGCTGTCGCGCAGCGACCGGACGCTGGAGCTGAACACGCTGCTGCCCCCGGTGGCGCTGCGCTACGCGCGCACGCAGGAGGAGGTGTCCAGCGCGGTGTCCCTCATCAGCGATCTCGACAGCGGCCACAAGGGCGTGGGCGAGGCGCGGGAGCTGGCCACGCGCATCCTCCAGGCGCTGGACGAGCGCGGGCTGGAGACGTTCCCCGAGCTGCAGGAAGGCTACACCCGCGCGGACGCCGTGGAGAGCGGGCTGACCCGCGTGGAGCAGGTGCTGGTGGCGGTGGAGTCCGCCGCGGTGCTGGAGCACCTGTCTCCCGAGGAGCGCGCGCAGCTGGAGGAGGTGCGCAAGCTGCGCGAGGCCCTGGGCCGCCGCTTCTCCCTGCTGCCCACCACGCAGCGGGAGGTGGAGGAGCGGCGCGAGCGCATGCAGGCCCGCGTGGACGAGCTGGACCGCGAGGCCTACCGGCTGAGCTATGAGGTGCAGAGCCTGACCGCCGTCGCCACCGCCGTGCGCAAGTGGGTGGAGGACACCCGCGCCGAGCGCAAGACGCCCCCCGAGGAGGAGGTGGAGTTCCTCTCCGCGCTCCAGACGGAGTCGGACACGCTCAAGGAGCTGCAGGACGAGCTGGCGCGCACCCGCACCCGGCTGGCGGACGAGCGCAACGCCGTGGCCACCGCCCTGGCCGGCGAGGAGCTGATCCGCCAGGAGTTCTACCAGATGCTCCAGCGGGAGCACTCGCTGGTCGCCTCGTTCGCGGGCCGGCTGCCCGAGGACGTGGGCCGGCTGCTGGCCCGGCTCCAGGAGGTGCGCGAGCGCACGGACAGCCTGCGCGTCCGGGTGACGACGGCCAAGGCCACTCTGCGCGCCCAGCTCGAGCGCCGAGGCCGCGCCATCCGCGACAAGGTCCAGGCGGAGACCGCCCTGCTCAGCCAGTACGACGCGGAGGTGGCCGCCGTGTCCGGCAACGCCCGCAACCTGGTGGGCCGCATCGCCTACGACAGCTTCCGGCGCGTGCGCCAGCAGTTCTACAACCTGGTGCTCAAGGGCGACGTGGGCATCGTGGACGTGGCCTTCACCCGCAAGCAGGACAAGACGGGGGAGATCCAGAAGCTGTCCGCGCAGAAGGACCAGGAGCTGCGCGCGCTGGAGAAGGACTTCAAGGAAGTCCTCAAGGACGTCGAGTAA
- a CDS encoding tetratricopeptide repeat protein — protein sequence MRRLLLMPLVLTSLAAPAQQPGAKSRGAPPAASTSAQPAPATSGGTEPAPAPAPAAKPQGRYLEGLGRTPEEEAMLRDISDALRTYEEEARDFRREVQLLVERKYEEKRSGLAASYEKVIGELEIKERKERLDAIARFEEFLRRYPQEPRYTPDVMFRLAELYYERSSDEHLTALRDYEEKLKALPEGAEPPPEPEATFAPSIAIYQRLILDFPNYRLNDAAWYLLGYCMEKQGQFDESRATYQELIARYPKSRFATEAWVRIGEYWFDSYSDPLALTKAAEAYEAATQDKTHPLYDKALYKLGWTYYRMDRFDEAVDRFLTLADFYEAQKQAQGEEAGGGDLREEALQYVAVSLADETWGGLPKAQALFAQRGPRPYEADIYRRLGNIWFDQTNHPSAIEAYRLVLQKEPLAPDAPQIQQKIVQAYERDRKMDESYAEAERLASAYAPGSAWYKEHQDDPDTLASADDLAEKSLYRTALYHHQQAQAFKKDGKNEQALIGFQVAARAYGAYLERFPRTKSSYEMRYYYAECLYYSFQFAQAAANYEEVRDSRLDDRFRSEAAFSSVLSWQKQLAGDIKAGTVKEYKPLRSAERPAGEVVQAIPLAESEVKLVAAADAYVALLPKDEKAPGMAYQAAELYYAHNDFPEARKRFEQIVKSYPKHEVARFSTNLIVESFLIDKDWRSVEDVAGRLASNKDVIDPTSDLYKSLVKFKLGGRFNLATQLMEEKKYDEAARKFIELVDESPRHEFADKALNNAAVCYENNRRFDSALKLYERIYREYPTSTLADAALFRVAVNAENSYDFDKAVVSYQKLVKDYPASKDREAALYNAARLLEGQQRYADAAAAFLRYADLFPNSEDAPKNQYRAALIYEKQEDWRGQIRALNEFVEKFSKKPAQAELVVDARRRMGDAHKKLGNVKEAQRAWEEAAYEFDRRKLKPDTSPLAADAAAYSRFQLAELEFEKFDKLKIGGNGKALANSFTAKRAAVKTVNEAYNKVLVYKRAEWTLAAFYRKGYTLERFANTIIETPIPPDVKRLGEEAVVTYQDQLSQQTATLEDAAVENYTATIQEARKYRVSNEWTRRTLESLNRYRPKEFPVLKEPKQAISSDSVYPEGLVGGIFGPERPAEQAPQKLTGGGEK from the coding sequence ATGCGACGCCTCCTGCTCATGCCGCTGGTGCTGACGTCCCTGGCCGCCCCGGCCCAACAGCCGGGCGCGAAGTCACGCGGCGCTCCGCCCGCGGCGAGCACCAGCGCCCAGCCCGCCCCCGCGACGAGCGGCGGCACCGAGCCAGCTCCCGCGCCAGCCCCGGCCGCGAAGCCCCAGGGCCGCTACCTGGAGGGCCTGGGCCGCACGCCCGAGGAAGAGGCGATGCTGCGGGACATCAGCGACGCCCTGCGCACCTACGAGGAGGAGGCGCGCGACTTCCGCCGCGAGGTGCAGCTGCTGGTGGAGCGCAAGTACGAGGAGAAGCGCAGCGGCCTGGCCGCCTCGTACGAGAAGGTCATCGGCGAGCTGGAGATCAAGGAGCGCAAGGAGCGGCTGGACGCCATCGCCCGCTTCGAGGAGTTCCTGCGCCGCTACCCCCAGGAGCCGCGCTACACACCGGACGTGATGTTCCGCCTGGCCGAGCTCTACTACGAGCGCTCCAGCGACGAGCACCTGACCGCCCTGCGTGACTACGAGGAGAAGCTCAAGGCCCTGCCCGAGGGCGCCGAGCCCCCGCCCGAGCCGGAGGCGACGTTCGCCCCGTCCATCGCCATCTACCAGCGGCTCATCCTCGACTTTCCGAACTACCGGCTCAACGACGCCGCCTGGTACCTGCTGGGCTACTGCATGGAGAAGCAGGGCCAGTTCGACGAGAGCCGGGCCACGTACCAGGAGCTCATCGCCCGCTACCCGAAGAGCCGCTTCGCCACCGAGGCCTGGGTGCGCATCGGCGAGTACTGGTTCGACTCGTACAGCGATCCGCTGGCGCTGACGAAGGCCGCCGAGGCGTACGAGGCCGCCACCCAGGACAAGACCCACCCGCTCTACGACAAGGCGCTCTACAAGCTGGGGTGGACGTACTACCGCATGGACCGCTTCGACGAAGCGGTGGACCGGTTCCTCACGCTCGCCGACTTCTACGAGGCCCAGAAGCAGGCCCAGGGCGAGGAGGCTGGCGGTGGAGACCTGCGCGAGGAGGCCCTCCAGTACGTGGCCGTCTCGCTCGCCGACGAGACGTGGGGCGGACTGCCCAAGGCCCAGGCCCTCTTCGCCCAGCGAGGCCCTCGCCCCTACGAGGCCGACATCTACCGGCGCCTGGGCAACATCTGGTTCGACCAGACCAACCACCCCTCCGCCATCGAGGCCTACCGGCTGGTGCTCCAGAAGGAGCCGCTGGCTCCGGACGCACCGCAGATCCAGCAGAAGATCGTCCAGGCCTACGAGCGGGACCGGAAGATGGACGAGTCCTACGCCGAGGCGGAGCGGCTGGCCTCCGCCTACGCGCCGGGCTCCGCCTGGTACAAGGAGCACCAGGACGATCCGGACACGCTGGCCTCCGCGGATGACCTGGCGGAGAAGAGCCTCTACCGCACCGCGCTCTACCACCACCAGCAGGCGCAGGCCTTCAAGAAGGACGGCAAGAACGAGCAGGCCCTCATCGGCTTCCAGGTGGCCGCGCGCGCCTACGGCGCCTATCTCGAGCGCTTCCCGCGCACCAAGAGCAGCTACGAGATGCGGTACTACTACGCCGAGTGCCTCTACTACTCGTTCCAGTTCGCGCAGGCGGCGGCGAACTACGAGGAGGTGCGCGACTCGCGGCTGGATGACCGGTTCCGCTCGGAGGCGGCCTTCAGCTCGGTGCTCTCGTGGCAGAAGCAGCTGGCGGGAGACATCAAGGCCGGCACGGTGAAGGAGTACAAGCCCCTGCGCTCCGCCGAGCGCCCCGCGGGCGAGGTCGTCCAGGCCATCCCCCTGGCCGAGAGCGAGGTGAAGCTGGTCGCCGCCGCGGACGCGTACGTGGCGCTGCTGCCCAAGGACGAGAAGGCCCCCGGCATGGCCTACCAGGCCGCCGAGCTCTACTACGCGCACAACGACTTCCCCGAGGCGCGCAAGCGCTTCGAGCAGATCGTCAAGAGCTACCCGAAGCACGAGGTGGCCCGCTTCTCCACCAACCTCATCGTCGAGAGCTTCCTCATCGACAAGGACTGGCGCAGCGTCGAGGACGTCGCCGGCCGGCTGGCGTCCAACAAGGACGTCATCGATCCGACGAGCGACCTCTACAAGAGCCTGGTGAAGTTCAAGCTCGGCGGCCGCTTCAACCTGGCCACCCAGCTCATGGAGGAGAAGAAGTACGACGAGGCCGCCAGGAAGTTCATCGAGCTGGTGGACGAGTCGCCGCGCCACGAGTTCGCCGACAAGGCCCTCAACAACGCCGCCGTCTGCTACGAGAACAACCGGCGGTTCGACTCGGCGCTCAAGCTCTACGAGCGCATCTACCGCGAGTACCCCACCTCCACGCTCGCCGACGCGGCGCTCTTCCGCGTGGCGGTGAACGCGGAGAACTCGTACGACTTCGACAAGGCCGTCGTCAGCTACCAGAAGCTGGTGAAGGACTACCCCGCCTCCAAGGACCGCGAGGCCGCGCTCTACAACGCCGCCCGCCTGCTGGAGGGCCAGCAGCGCTACGCCGATGCCGCCGCCGCCTTCCTGCGCTACGCGGACCTGTTCCCCAACTCGGAGGACGCGCCGAAGAACCAGTACCGCGCCGCCCTCATCTACGAGAAGCAGGAGGACTGGCGAGGGCAGATCCGCGCCCTCAACGAGTTCGTGGAGAAGTTCTCCAAGAAGCCCGCGCAGGCCGAGCTGGTGGTGGACGCCCGGCGCCGCATGGGCGACGCGCACAAGAAGCTGGGCAACGTGAAGGAGGCCCAGCGCGCGTGGGAGGAGGCCGCGTACGAGTTCGACCGGCGCAAGCTCAAGCCGGACACCTCGCCGCTGGCCGCGGATGCCGCCGCCTACAGCCGCTTCCAGCTGGCCGAGCTCGAGTTCGAGAAGTTCGACAAGCTGAAGATCGGCGGCAACGGCAAGGCCCTGGCGAACAGCTTCACGGCCAAGCGCGCCGCGGTGAAGACCGTCAACGAGGCCTACAACAAGGTCCTCGTGTACAAGCGCGCGGAGTGGACGCTGGCGGCCTTCTACCGCAAGGGCTACACGCTGGAGCGCTTCGCCAACACCATCATCGAGACGCCCATCCCCCCGGACGTGAAGCGCCTGGGTGAGGAGGCCGTGGTGACCTACCAGGACCAGCTCTCCCAGCAGACGGCGACGCTGGAGGACGCGGCGGTGGAGAACTACACCGCCACGATCCAGGAGGCCCGCAAGTACCGCGTCTCCAACGAGTGGACGCGGCGCACGCTCGAGTCACTCAACCGCTACCGCCCCAAGGAGTTCCCGGTCCTCAAGGAGCCCAAGCAGGCCATCTCCTCCGACTCGGTCTATCCCGAGGGCCTCGTGGGCGGCATCTTCGGTCCCGAGCGCCCCGCGGAACAGGCGCCGCAGAAGCTGACCGGTGGAGGTGAGAAGTGA
- a CDS encoding polysaccharide biosynthesis/export family protein — MRSLPVLFLALLLAVASACRSAAPATPLPLPSAEDSSPASSQANTMGPGDMVEVRVFQEPDHSGIWRVSPEGTIDYPLCGKVELAGRTSSTAADSLRECLSRYLRRPQVSVLIREYNSKKIFVFGEVQKPGTFPYDGEMSIIQAITLAGGFTRTAAQNSTNVTRLVDGQERKIRVPVEDIGVGREKNFQLQPGDIVFVPESFF; from the coding sequence ATGCGCTCCCTGCCCGTCCTGTTCCTGGCCCTGCTGCTCGCGGTGGCTTCCGCGTGCCGCTCGGCCGCGCCGGCCACGCCCCTGCCCCTGCCCTCGGCGGAGGACTCGTCCCCGGCGAGCAGCCAGGCCAACACCATGGGCCCCGGAGACATGGTGGAGGTGCGCGTCTTCCAGGAGCCGGACCACTCCGGCATCTGGCGCGTGTCCCCCGAGGGGACCATCGACTACCCGCTCTGCGGCAAGGTGGAGCTGGCCGGCCGCACCTCGAGCACGGCCGCGGACTCCCTGCGGGAGTGCCTGTCCCGCTACCTGCGGCGGCCCCAGGTGTCGGTGCTCATCCGCGAGTACAACTCGAAGAAGATCTTCGTCTTCGGCGAGGTGCAGAAGCCGGGCACGTTCCCGTACGACGGAGAGATGAGCATCATCCAGGCCATCACCCTGGCCGGCGGCTTCACCAGGACGGCCGCCCAGAACAGCACCAACGTGACGAGGCTGGTCGACGGGCAGGAGCGGAAGATCCGCGTGCCGGTCGAGGACATCGGCGTGGGACGGGAGAAGAACTTCCAGCTCCAGCCCGGCGACATCGTCTTCGTGCCGGAGAGCTTCTTCTAG
- a CDS encoding AgmX/PglI C-terminal domain-containing protein has translation MASPQPQANKLLRVGIIQDHRILEERHLLSDDVTIGHDAKNTIVLPPSEGLPAKFAIFENRNNQYQLVFDDTMHGRVNLGSSDVDFDRIRKQGLAQERGTNYVLPLQESARGKVDLADDITLFFQFVTPPPESEKVTLPPDVQGGFWKAMDRVFFSILAASLVFHFAWGAFIVSSAPPTEPELALDQLEDRFVSAIIPQKPPEPEKVAEAPQAAAEEASEKKEEKKSGEAKADSKPQDAATQKAELVKKVQGKGLLKILGSSSGGGGAFADVLGGSTGGGEIAEALAGAGGVGVATSEALGANGPKGGGAGNVASIGDLGTSGGGKVDLGAKKEVEVQGRVKDAAPEVESADVDRDALTRYVKARLKAIQNCYEKELKRNPGLKGKVVVRFSIMPSGRTGDIDIEENTLGNDAVGSCIRTVIRSWVFPFKPDDEVPVAYPFVFSPAS, from the coding sequence ATGGCTTCTCCTCAGCCCCAGGCCAACAAGCTGCTGCGCGTCGGCATCATCCAGGACCACCGCATCCTCGAGGAGCGTCACCTCCTCAGCGATGACGTCACCATTGGCCACGACGCCAAGAACACCATCGTCCTGCCGCCCTCGGAGGGCCTGCCGGCGAAGTTCGCCATCTTCGAGAACCGCAACAACCAGTACCAGCTCGTCTTCGACGACACGATGCATGGCCGGGTGAACCTGGGCAGCTCGGACGTCGACTTCGACCGCATCCGCAAGCAGGGCCTGGCCCAGGAGCGCGGCACCAACTACGTGCTGCCCCTGCAGGAGAGCGCTCGCGGCAAGGTGGACCTGGCCGACGACATCACCCTCTTCTTCCAGTTCGTCACGCCTCCGCCCGAGTCGGAGAAGGTGACGCTGCCCCCGGACGTGCAGGGCGGCTTCTGGAAGGCGATGGACCGCGTCTTCTTCAGCATCCTCGCGGCCTCGCTCGTGTTCCACTTCGCCTGGGGCGCCTTCATCGTCTCGAGCGCCCCGCCCACCGAGCCCGAGCTGGCGCTGGATCAGCTGGAGGACCGCTTCGTCTCCGCCATCATCCCGCAGAAGCCGCCCGAGCCGGAGAAGGTGGCCGAGGCCCCCCAGGCCGCCGCCGAGGAGGCCTCCGAGAAGAAGGAAGAGAAGAAGAGCGGCGAGGCCAAGGCGGACTCCAAGCCCCAGGACGCGGCGACGCAGAAGGCGGAGCTCGTCAAGAAGGTGCAGGGCAAGGGCCTGCTGAAGATCCTCGGCTCGAGCTCGGGCGGTGGCGGCGCGTTCGCGGACGTGCTCGGCGGCAGCACCGGCGGCGGAGAGATCGCCGAGGCGCTGGCCGGCGCGGGCGGCGTGGGCGTGGCCACCAGCGAGGCCCTGGGCGCCAACGGCCCCAAGGGCGGCGGCGCCGGCAACGTGGCCAGCATCGGAGACCTGGGCACCAGCGGCGGCGGCAAGGTGGACCTGGGCGCCAAGAAGGAAGTCGAGGTGCAGGGCCGGGTGAAGGACGCCGCGCCCGAGGTGGAGAGCGCGGACGTGGATCGCGACGCGCTGACCCGCTACGTCAAGGCGCGCCTGAAGGCCATCCAGAACTGCTACGAGAAGGAGCTCAAGCGCAACCCGGGCCTCAAGGGCAAGGTGGTGGTGCGCTTCAGCATCATGCCCAGCGGGCGCACCGGCGACATCGACATCGAGGAGAACACCCTGGGCAACGATGCGGTGGGCAGCTGCATCCGCACCGTCATCCGCAGCTGGGTGTTCCCCTTCAAGCCGGACGACGAGGTCCCCGTCGCCTATCCCTTCGTCTTCTCGCCCGCGAGCTGA